In Solimonas sp. K1W22B-7, the DNA window GCTGGATCCCGCGCGGCATGACGGTGCGCTACGTCAAGCAGGGCAGTAGCGATCTGGTTGCACGTGCGGAGTTGCCGCAGCCGCTGGCCGACGATTTCCAGGGAGATATCGTCGTGCCGGTGCGGGTGCGCAATGACGCGCAGGAGATCGTGATGGAGGCGGATATCGCGATGTACATCTCGGCGCGCAAGGCGAAGAGCTGACGCTTGCTGCCCACCCGATGATCTGGAGAACTGCGCTCTTTCGCCCTGTAGGGTGCGCACCGCGCACCATCGACACCAGGAGGAGAGCCCCGCGTGCGCAATGCGCACCCTACCTGGGCTCAGTACACGTCGCGCCGATACCGTCCCTCTTCCAGCATCCGCTCCACCGTCTCCGCGCCGAGCACATCGGTGAGCGCACGCCCCACCGCCGGCGCCATGCCCTCCAGGCTGCCGCAGACGTAGACCGCGGCGCCATCCTTCACCCAGGCCTGCAGTGCATCGGCGGCGGCGTAGAGCCGGTCCTGCACGTAGACGCGCTGTTCCTGGTCACGCGAGAACACGACGTCGAGACGTTCGAGGTAACCCGCCTTCTGCCAGGCCTCGAGTTCGTCGCGATGGAAGTAGTCATGCGCGCGGCTGCGCTCGCCGAACAGCAGCCAGTTGCGCTTGTGGCCGGCGGCAACGCGGGCCTTGAGCTGGGCACGCAGGCCGGCCAGGCCCGTGCCGTTGCCGACCAGGATCAGTGGACGCGCATCCGGCGGCGGCTGGAAGCCGGGGTTCTCGCGGATGCGCAGCGCCACCTCGTCGCCCACCGCGGCGTACTCGGTGAGCCAGCCGGAACCCAGGCCCAGGCTGCCATCGGACTGGCGCATCTGGCGCAGCAGCAGCTCCAGGCGGCCGTCGGCGGGAATCGAGGCGATGCTGTACTCGCGATGCGGCAGCGAATGGAGCCGCTGTGCCAGCTGTTCCGGCGTGACGCCGCGCAGTTCGGCAAGATCGCGCGGCAGCAGGCTGCGCGCCAGCCAGGACGAGAGCGCCTCGCCCTCGGGCATCGGCGTGGCGGACGGCAGGCCGATCTCGCGCAGCGCATCGGCGACGCGCTGGGTGGCATTGCGCGGGCCGATCTCGGCGATGTCGCCGGCGCGCCACTGCGGGATGCCCTGCAGCGGCTCCAGCGCGAGATGGAAGGCCGGGCCGCCGAGGCTGCCGGGATTGAGCAGGCGGCGCCCGACCAGGCGCCAGCGCTGGTACTCGGGCGCGCTCCAGTCGGGCAGCGGTGCGCCGCCGCCGAGCAATTCCAGATGATGCTGCCAGTGGCGCAGCGCACCTTCGTCGGCGTTGTCGACTTCCACCGCATCGAACAAGGGCTGCGCGCCCTGCTTGCGCAGCCAGCGGTCCAGCTCGTGGCCGAAGCCGCAGTAGTGTCGGTACTCGCGATCGCCCAGCGCCAGCAGGCCGTAGTGCAGGCCCTGCATGTCGGCACTGCCGCGCATGACCTTGCGCACGAAGGGGATCGAGGTGTCCGGCGGATCGCCCTCGCCGGTGGTGCTGGTCACGAACAGCACGCGGCCGGCGGCCTGCAGCGTGGCGGTGGTCACCTCGCCCAGCGACTGCAGGCGCACCGCGGCGCCGGAGGCCTGCAGCGACTGCGCGGTCTGCATGGCGATGCGCTGCGCGAAGCCGGTCTGGCTGGCGTAGGCGACCAGGATGGGACTGCTGCCGGCAGTGATCGGCAACAGCAGGCGGCGCTGCTGGCGGCGCCGCGCCCAGGCGATGAACACACAGAGCAGCAGCCAGGCCAGAACCACGGTGCCGGCGCGCAGCAGGCGCTGGCTTTCGGCGCTGGCAAGCCAATCAGTCACTGGCCAGGGCCTCGAACGCCGGGGTCAGTCGCTCCTCGAAACCCTGCGCCGTGCGCAGCACGAACTGCGCGGCGAAATTGCGCTGCTCCGCGAACTCGTAGGCCTCGTCGGGCGACAGCACGCCGAGCACCGTGGCCAGGGCGTCCGCCTGCATGCACTCGGGGTGCAGCACGGTGACCGAGGCCAGCGCATGCGTCACCGGCCAGCCGCTGCGCGGATCCAGCGTGTGGGCATAGCGGTGGCCATGCCATTCGAAGTAACGGCGGTAGTCGCCGGAGGTGGCCACGGACAGGCCATGCAGGGCCAGCACCGTGCGCGGCAGTTCCTCGCCGACGCGCTCCAGTTCCACCCACCAGGGCTGGCCGTCGGGCTTGCAACCCTGGCCGCGCAACTCGCCGCCGACCTCCACCAGCCAGTGGTCGACGCCGGCACGGCCGAGATAGCGCGCCACCTGGTCCACGGCATAGCCCTTGGCGATGGAAGAAAAATCCAGCTGCAGGCCGCCGGGCTGCAGCAGCTTCTGGCCGCCTTCATCCCGTTGCAGGCGGCGCCAGCCGACGCGCGCACGCGCCGCTTCGATCTCATGCGGGCCGGGCGGCGCATCGCGGGACTGCAGGGGGCCGAAGCCCCAGGCATCGACCAGCGGGCCGATGCTGGGATCGAAGGCGCCGTCGCTGGCCAATGCATATTCCAGCGAGGCTTCGAGCACCTCCATGAACTCGCCCGGCAGGCGGTGCCAGGTTCCGGCGGCCGCGGCGTTGTAGCGGCACAGATCGGAGTCCGGCTCCCAGTGGCTCATCTGTGCCACCACGCGGTCCAGCTCCTGCTGCACGCCCGCGCCGAGCCAGTTCAGGTCCGCCGCCGGTGCGATCACGCAGACCGACCAGGTGGTGCCCATGGTCCGGCCCTTCATCGCGTGCAGGCTCCCTCCGTCCGGGTGGGCCGGCAGCGATGAGGGGTTGAGGCCGTGGGGGACGAGGACGCGGTTCATGCTGAGCAGGTGAGGATGGAGTGGTGGATGATTTCACGCATTGGCGGGTTTCATCCTGCTCCACCCTCACCCCTGCCCCTCTCCCGCCAGCGGGAGAGGGAGACAGAGCCTCAGGGCGACAACACCTCGAAGCTGCCGGTGTAGCTGGTACGGCGCTCGGTTGCAGGCTTGTCGGCCTTCTTGTCGCTGACCGAAGCCGACAGCCAGTGCAGGCCAGGCTGCTGCCATTCGATGGTGAAGCGGCCGTCCTTGCCGGTCTTCAGCTCGATCTCGTTGACGGAATTGCGGTAACGCGTGCCGTCGGCGATCACTTCCACTTCCACGTCGGCGGCGGGCTTGCCGTCGAGCAGGAACTGGAAGGTAGCGGGCTCGCCGGTGTAGAGGTCGTTGAAGCCGGTGACCTGCACCAGCTCCAGACCCTTGCCGGTGGGCTTGAGTGCGGTATCGTTGGGCTTGCCGGCGGTGACGTAGGTCTCCAGGCGGCCCAGCGACTGCGTCACCTTCAGGTCCTTGGCTTTCTTCGGCACTTCCTGCGCGAAGCCCTCGGGGGTGAAGGCGGTGCCGCGCGGCGGCCAGCGCTTGGTCTGGCCGTTGTCGTCCCAGCTGGCGGTGATGCCGGTGTTGACCACGGCCACCTTGTAGGTGCCGGCCTGCTTCAGCTGCAGGTCGAAGGCGGCGCGCAGCTTGCCGGTGGCCAGGTTCTCCGGCGTCACGATGCTGCCGTCCGGCGCGGTGATGACGAGGTTGTCCAGGCGCGCGGCGTTGTGGTCGCGCACGAAGGGCTCGGTGGAGCTGCCGGCGTCGAAGGTGACCCACTGGTCGATGTTGAGCACGGTCTTGAAGGGCGCGATCCACTGCTTGTGCGCCATCGCGGACAGCGGCAGGCAGAGGGCGGCAAGGACCAGCGGCTTCAGAATGATTTTCATGATCGGAGGCTCCTGTCAGGGTTTCAGGCCGAGGACGATGGCACCGAGCTCGCGCGAGCCCTTGGCCTTGAGCGGCTGCGCATCCTTGGCCGGCCACTGGAACGGGATGTCCAGCAATTCGCGGCCGCCTTCCTCGCGCGCCGCCTCGACCACCAGCTTGTACTGGCCGGCCGGCAGGTCGGCGAGGCTGAAGCTCAGGGCATGCTCGCCGGGCGCGCGGGTGGCACCGGTCACGCCGTCGACCGGCAGCGTCAGTTCGCGGCCGCTGCGGCGCCACCACTGGCGCAGGTCGGGCAGCCACTTCACGCCGCCCTGGGCGTTGCCGCCACCCTGCATGCCGCCGCCCGCGGGGGCACCCGCAGCAGGAGCAGCTGCCGGTGCAGCGCCGCCGGCCGGGGCCGCCTTCTTCTGCTGGTACCAGACCGTCAGGTTGGCGGCGACGCTCTTGTCCTCGCGCTCCAGCCAGACGGCGACGTAGGGACGGTGGTATTCCGCCACGTCCAGGCGCGGCAGTTCGATGGACAGGTCCAGGTTTGCAGCCAGTGCGGTGCCCGGCAGCAGGCTGCACAGTGCGAGGGGAATGCGGTGACGCATGTTGGGGGCCTCGTTGAATTTAGTGGATGAACAGGATCGCCAGTACCAGGGGAATCACCAGCCCGAGACCGACGATGGGCCAGGTGGTCGGCCGGTTCCCCGCATGAATCTGCAGCAGGAACAGTCCGGTGATGCAGAAAACCAGGCAGGCCACCGCGAACACGTCGATGAACCAGCCCCAGGCCACGCCAGAATTGCGGCCCTTGTGCAGATCGTTGAAATACGAAATCCAGCCACGGTCGGTGCGTTCGTACTCGACCGCACCGTCCTCCAGCTCCACGCTGACCCAGGCGTCGCCGCCCGGCCGCGGCAGCGAGAGATAGACCTCGCCGTCGGACCACTCAGCCTCGCCCTGCCCCGCCTCCACCGACCACTGCTGCCGCAGCCAGGCCGACAGCTCCGGCGGCAACGGCGCCTTGCCCTCGGCCTTCGCCGCTTCCAGCGAGGCCCGCAGGGGCTCCGGCAGCTGCGCCTTCTCGGACACCACCTGCGCCTTCGCCTCGATCTGCGAGGCGTGGTTCAGCGTGATGCCGGTGGCGGCGAACAGGATCATGCCGATCAGGCACAGGGCCGAACTGATCCAGTGCCACTGGTGCAGGTGCTTGAGCCAGAACGCCCGGCGCCTTTGGTCCTGCTTCGCTTCCATCAAAGGTCCGCCCAGCGTCGCAGGAGGTTGTGATACACCCCGGTCAGCTGAGTAACGGACGGATGGTCCGGTACGTTGACAGTGAGATTCTGGATTGCCACATCCATTTCATAGAGCAGCGTGCGCTGTGCATCCTCGCGCACCAGGCTCTGCACCCAGAAGAACGAGGCGATGCGCGCGCCCCGGGTCACCGGGTTGACGCGATGCAGGCTGGTCGAGGGATACAGCAGCAAATGCCCTGGCGGCAGCTTGGCGGCATGCGTGCCGAAGGTGTCCTGCACCACCAGTTCGCCGCCCTCGTACTCCTCCGGTGCCGACAGGAACAGCGTGGCCGAGACGTCGGTGCGCACCCGGTGCGGCGCCTGGCTGGTGTAGCGCAGGGCCGTGTCCACATGCATGCCGAACTGGCCGCCGTCGCGGTAGCAGTTGAACAGCGGCGGGAACACCTTCAGCGGCAGCGCCGCAGCCCGGAACGTCTGGTTGCCGGCCAGCGCATTGAGCACCACGGCCCCGAGCTGCTTGGCGACCGGGTGGTCCTCGGTCAGCTGCAGGTTGCTCTTGACCTTGGCCGCCTGGTGCCCGGCCGTCTTGCGGCCGTCGTCCCAATCGGCCTGGTCCAGCGCCGCACGGAACTGCGCCACCTGTTCGGGACTGAGGACATCCGGGATTTGCAGCAGCATCGCAGGGCTCGCAAACGGGAAAACTCAACACTACCAGAACGGCAAAGCCCCTCCCGGACGGAAGGGGCCCTGCCTTGCCTCAAGCCCTCATCAGAACCGCAGGATGACGGAGGCCAGGTACGACAGCGGCTCGCCCGGCTTGTAGCGCAGGCCCGAGTTGTTCAGGCTCTGCACATAGTCCTCGTCGAACAGGTTGTAGGCGTTGAGCTGGACCGTGACGTTCTTGGTGGCCTCGTACGAGGCCATGGCATCCACCACGGTGTAGCTCTCGATCTCGAACAGGCCGACCTGGCCCCGCTGCAGCGTGACGGGGTTGATCGCGTCGGGATCGTTGTTGCTGGAGCGGGTCTGCGAGCTGATGTAGCGCGCGCCGCCACCGACCGTCAGCTTGAGCGGAACGATCTTGTAGGTGGTCCAGAGCGTTGCGGTCACGTCCGGCGACCAGGAAATCACGGCACCCGTCTGGGTCGAACCGCCGGCGGCAAACGTGCCTTCGGTCACTTCCGTGTCCTGCTTGGTCAGGCCGAAGCTCACGGTCCAGTCGTTGGTGATCAGGCCGACCAGGCCCAGCTCGATACCCTCGACCTTCTTCTCGCCGTACTGGATGACCTCGTTGCCGTCCAGGCGGGCAAGGTCATTCTCGTTCTCGCTGCGGAACAGGGCGGCAGTCGTCGCGAGCTTGCCATCGAGGAAGTCCCACTTGGCGCCCACTTCGATGTTGGTCGCCTTCTGCGGATCCAGCGCGGGGCTGTTGACGTTGGCGTTCGGCGTGCCGTTGGCGGCAAAGTCGGCCACCAGGCTGAAGTTGTCGCCTCCGGGCGGCTTCAGCGAGTTGGCGAACGCCACGTAGACGCTGCCATTCGGCACCGGCTTGAACAGTGCCCCCACCTTCCAGCTGAACAGGTTGTCCGAATCCTCCACGCGCAAGGGGATCAGGGTGCCATTGGGCACCGCCGGAACCGTGTTGTTGGTCGCGCTGGCGATGGAGACGCTGTTGGTTTCGGTGCGGTAGTGCT includes these proteins:
- a CDS encoding sulfite reductase subunit alpha, producing MTDWLASAESQRLLRAGTVVLAWLLLCVFIAWARRRQQRRLLLPITAGSSPILVAYASQTGFAQRIAMQTAQSLQASGAAVRLQSLGEVTTATLQAAGRVLFVTSTTGEGDPPDTSIPFVRKVMRGSADMQGLHYGLLALGDREYRHYCGFGHELDRWLRKQGAQPLFDAVEVDNADEGALRHWQHHLELLGGGAPLPDWSAPEYQRWRLVGRRLLNPGSLGGPAFHLALEPLQGIPQWRAGDIAEIGPRNATQRVADALREIGLPSATPMPEGEALSSWLARSLLPRDLAELRGVTPEQLAQRLHSLPHREYSIASIPADGRLELLLRQMRQSDGSLGLGSGWLTEYAAVGDEVALRIRENPGFQPPPDARPLILVGNGTGLAGLRAQLKARVAAGHKRNWLLFGERSRAHDYFHRDELEAWQKAGYLERLDVVFSRDQEQRVYVQDRLYAAADALQAWVKDGAAVYVCGSLEGMAPAVGRALTDVLGAETVERMLEEGRYRRDVY
- a CDS encoding FAD:protein FMN transferase codes for the protein MNRVLVPHGLNPSSLPAHPDGGSLHAMKGRTMGTTWSVCVIAPAADLNWLGAGVQQELDRVVAQMSHWEPDSDLCRYNAAAAGTWHRLPGEFMEVLEASLEYALASDGAFDPSIGPLVDAWGFGPLQSRDAPPGPHEIEAARARVGWRRLQRDEGGQKLLQPGGLQLDFSSIAKGYAVDQVARYLGRAGVDHWLVEVGGELRGQGCKPDGQPWWVELERVGEELPRTVLALHGLSVATSGDYRRYFEWHGHRYAHTLDPRSGWPVTHALASVTVLHPECMQADALATVLGVLSPDEAYEFAEQRNFAAQFVLRTAQGFEERLTPAFEALASD
- a CDS encoding DUF4198 domain-containing protein produces the protein MKIILKPLVLAALCLPLSAMAHKQWIAPFKTVLNIDQWVTFDAGSSTEPFVRDHNAARLDNLVITAPDGSIVTPENLATGKLRAAFDLQLKQAGTYKVAVVNTGITASWDDNGQTKRWPPRGTAFTPEGFAQEVPKKAKDLKVTQSLGRLETYVTAGKPNDTALKPTGKGLELVQVTGFNDLYTGEPATFQFLLDGKPAADVEVEVIADGTRYRNSVNEIELKTGKDGRFTIEWQQPGLHWLSASVSDKKADKPATERRTSYTGSFEVLSP
- a CDS encoding DUF2271 domain-containing protein, with the translated sequence MRHRIPLALCSLLPGTALAANLDLSIELPRLDVAEYHRPYVAVWLEREDKSVAANLTVWYQQKKAAPAGGAAPAAAPAAGAPAGGGMQGGGNAQGGVKWLPDLRQWWRRSGRELTLPVDGVTGATRAPGEHALSFSLADLPAGQYKLVVEAAREEGGRELLDIPFQWPAKDAQPLKAKGSRELGAIVLGLKP
- a CDS encoding PepSY-associated TM helix domain-containing protein: MEAKQDQRRRAFWLKHLHQWHWISSALCLIGMILFAATGITLNHASQIEAKAQVVSEKAQLPEPLRASLEAAKAEGKAPLPPELSAWLRQQWSVEAGQGEAEWSDGEVYLSLPRPGGDAWVSVELEDGAVEYERTDRGWISYFNDLHKGRNSGVAWGWFIDVFAVACLVFCITGLFLLQIHAGNRPTTWPIVGLGLVIPLVLAILFIH
- a CDS encoding Fe2+-dependent dioxygenase; translated protein: MLLQIPDVLSPEQVAQFRAALDQADWDDGRKTAGHQAAKVKSNLQLTEDHPVAKQLGAVVLNALAGNQTFRAAALPLKVFPPLFNCYRDGGQFGMHVDTALRYTSQAPHRVRTDVSATLFLSAPEEYEGGELVVQDTFGTHAAKLPPGHLLLYPSTSLHRVNPVTRGARIASFFWVQSLVREDAQRTLLYEMDVAIQNLTVNVPDHPSVTQLTGVYHNLLRRWADL